The following nucleotide sequence is from bacterium BMS3Abin14.
TGAACAGAAAGATACGGGCCATGGCAGAGAAAGGGGCCAGGAAATTCGAGATTCGCAACGTCTACGGCCAACGGTACATTGGAACCAACCTGTGGGGCATTGAAAGGGATAAAATAAAGATAAGGATCCACGGTACGCCCGGATCGGATCTCGGCGCCCTGCTCGACGGGCCAAGCATTGATGTGTTCGGAAACGCCCAGGATGCCACCGGCAACACCATGAACGGGGGGAAGATCATTATCCACGGGTCGGCCGGGGATGTTCTCGGCTACAGCATGAGGGGCGGGGAGATCTACGTCAGGGGGAACGTGGGATACCGGGTTGGGATCCACATGAAGGAGTATGAGGCGAAGGTCCCCACCGTGGTCATTGGCGGTACCGTCCAGGATTTCTTCGGGGAGTACATGGCCGGGGGACGGATTATCGTTCTTAACAAGTTTTTCGAGGATAATCCTCCGCTGCGCCTCTCCTATTTCATCGGCACCGGGATGCACGGCGGCACCATATATCTGAGGGGAGAGGTGGAGATCAACCAGGTCGGCGCCGAGGTGGGAATTACCGAACCTGCAGACGACGAGTGGAGAATTATCGAGAGGTATGTCCACAGATACTGCAAGGCCTTCGGGTTCGAAGCGAAGCAGGCGAAGCTTCTCAAAAGGGAAAAATTCATCAAGCTTTACGCCAAATCGTCCAGGCCGTACGGGATGTTGTACGCATACTGATCAGTTCTTCAACAGGGCCCTCCGCGATAAAATCTTCCAGTGTCTAAAAAATAGGCATATTTTGGAGCTGATGTCTAAAAAACATGCTTTTATTTCCCCTCCCGTAATTCTTCCGGAACACCAGATATAATAGAAATAATATTATTCTTTGATAACAGTCGGTTAAGAAAATATCCTGACGTTGTTTCTACGCTCCTGCATGTAATCTTTCTGGCACATACCCTGCAAACCCCAAGTGGATTGACGACCCTGCCCCTCCCGTCCACGCTTTTGCGGTATTGCTGTCATTCAACAGGAGCTGCCTCGATGAAAGATTCCGGACACAATTTATCACGTATCATGCTTTTCATTTTTACGACTGCGTTCCTTTCCCTCATTTCAAGCCCGGCATTTGCCGGCGCCCTTGATTCAGGGGACACGGCGTGGGTTCTGACATCCACTGCCCTGGTCCTGTTCATGACCATCCCGGGGCTTTCCCTCTTCTACGGTGGGTTGGTTCGCACAAAGAACGTACTGTCGGTCCTGATGCAATGCTTTGCCATTACCTGCGTGGTTACGGTGTTGTGGGTCATCGGAGGTTACAGCATTGCCTTCAGCGCCAACGGTTCACCGATCCTTAACGGGTGGTTCGGCGGCTTGTCAAAAGGATTCCTCCTGCATGTGGGAAGGGATTCCATGATCGGCGGGATACCCGAGACCGTTTTCGTCATGTTCCAGCTCACCTTCGCAATAATAACCCCGGCGCTCATCATCGGTTCTTTTGCCGAGAGGATGAGATTCTCCGCCATGCTCCTTTTTTCGGCCATCTGGTCCATCGTGGTCTATGCGCCCGTGGCCCATTGGGTCTGGGGTGGGGGATGGCTTCAGAGTATGGGAGTTATGGATTTTGCGGGCGGAATAGTTGTTCACATCAATGCCGGCGTGGCGGGTCTGGTCACTGCTCTTTACCTCGGTAAACGCAAGGGATACCCAAAGATTCCCATGCCGCCGCACAGCCTCACTCTTTCCGTGGTGGGTGCGGGAATGCTGTGGGTAGGGTGGTTCGGCTTTAATGGGGGAAGCGCTCTGGCCGCCGATACTACTGCCGGCATGGCCATCCTGGTTACCCAGATTTCCTCCGCCACGGCAGCGTGTGCATGGATGCTTGTGGAATGGATCAGGTACGGCAAGCCCAGTGTCCTGGGGATCATTACGGGAGCGGTCGCCGGCCTGGCGACCATCACCCCGGCTTCCGGTTTTGTTGGTCCCGGGGGAGCCATCATCATTGGCGCAATCGCGGGAGTGGCATGTTTCTTCACCGCCACGAGCATCAAAAGGGCTTTTGGATATGACGATTCTCTCGATGCCTTCGGCGTCCATGGCGTCGGAGGTTACATCGGGTCCATCCTCACCGGTGTTTTCGGGGCCTCCGTCCTCGGGGGCAGCATGGCACTGAACATCGGCAGGCAGGTGGGTGTTCAGATCCTGGCCGCAGTTGCGGTTACCGTCTACTGCGCTGTTTTATCCTGGATCATTCTTAAGGTCGTGGACAGCCTGATCCATGTCCGGGTAGAAAATGACGACGAGCTTATGGGACTTGACCTTACCGATCACAACGAGAAGGGATACGATTATTGATGACTTCGCAGGAAGTCATCAACGCGCCCATGGACTTTTTGCGACCCTGTCAAAATTGTGTAACTATCTGATTTCACGGCCTGGTGCGGCCATCGAACACCCGTTTAAGATGCCCCTTGATCATCTCCTCAAAATCCGAATCCCGGTTGCTTCGGTAGGTGAGGGATGAGGCGATTTCGCTGGCGAGGATGGCGGACCGGTATTTTCCGGGAAGCTTGTTGATCCTCGCGTGGTACTTCCGGTTTTCCCTCAGGAACCGGGGAAGATGGCTGAAGAGGGCCATGCGAAAGAGCCGGGTCGCGGCCAGCTGTGGATGGTCCTGCAGGTAGCCGAAGAGCCTGGCGTAATGATCGTTGATCTCGACGCTGATGGCGTCCGATATTTCAGTGAAAAGATGCTTTCCATTTGATTCTCTGAACCGGGCCAGGATCAGGTATGCCTCATCCGCGGCCCGCTTCTCCAGGATCTCTATTACGTCCGAAACATAACGTTCCTTGTTGGCCAGAAATTCCTTTTCGCCCATTATGAGGTTGGCGATGACCTCGTAGGAGGATGAGATGACGCCGCACTTGTTAGCGGACGCGTCCCGCATGATTACGATCCCCCTTTTCTGAAGTTGAACGCGTGCGTCCGGGGTAATAAATGAGTTGGCGCCCTCCACGATGGCACGCAGAGTAGGTTCACTGCCTTCAGGGAAAAATTTCTGCCAGTTCCCATCATGGACTGTTTCTGGCCGCCCGCCGGCTGGGATGAACAGGTCGGCATGGACCTCAAATATAAGGTTATCGTATTCTCTGTGGAAATCGTCGGTCGACAGCCACTGTTCCACAAGCTCACCGGTTTGGGATCTGGAGACCTTTCGATAGAGGGTTTTCAGTCCCTCCACCCGTGGATTGGACCTGAAGATGAGAAACCCTCCTTTATGAAGCTTTGACGGCCTGAAGGCGTCAATATCGCCTTTAAACAGGATCCTTTTCAGTTCCGACCGGCTCCCCCCGTCGGGGTCAAAGAGGGCGCCTGTCCCGTCGAGGATGAGGTTGATCTTCACCCTGGGGCATTTTTCAAAGAGAATCCTGATGGCGTTTCCCGCCACGTCACCGTCGGGGCCACCCGTGAACTTGACCGAGAAGGCATCCTTTCCCATATCAATTCCAAGGTCCTCCATAGTTATCTCGGCGAACTTCACCACACCCGTGGAGGTCACCCCGTACTCCTTGTGGTTGATACCGTTCTTCTTGCTGGAGATGATCCCATCCCCCAGCATGTATCCGCGCCTCACCGAGAGCCTGGCGATGGTTTCGATCATGGAGTCGTGCATGTTCTCATCGGGTCCCAGCTCGATGGGTTCATCCTCCCCATAGTAGTCAACGACCCGTGGGTTGCTGACCTTGCCGTCCTCGGTGATAAAAATGTCAAGGAAAGCGTTGATGAACCCGTACTGCAGTTTGTACATACGCTGGGTAACGAAATCGGCTTCCTCCAGACCGGAAGCGTCCAGTACCACGACCATCTTGGAACCACCCTCGTAGATATCCTTGTTCTTCAGGTGCTGTGTGTGGGCCAGTACGAAAACCTCGCGGAATAACGTATCGGCGTTGGTATCGTAGTCATCCCGGTTGCCGGTGATGATCGTCCGCCAACCGCCCCTTGCGATATCTGAAAAACCGATATGGTAGCCAATCCCGAAACGGCCGAAGAAGAATGTGATTCTGAAGGGGGTTTTGGGGGGCAGGTCGGCGGTGAAAACGGGGTCCAGGCTGGAAAGGTATTTCGGGTCCAGGCGGAACGCCAGGGCCTGTTTGCCGAGGACGAAGAAATTGGTCTTCAATGTGTGGCGGATGAAGTCAATGCAGCATTTGAAAATGCTCCTTCGGAATTCGTCCAGGTACCTGTGACCTGTGTTGTGGCCTTCAACGGATTCCTCGGTCCTCCTCAGGACATTCTCATATTGTGTCTTCCGCCCGGAGATCCCAG
It contains:
- the gltB_2 gene encoding ferredoxin-dependent glutamate synthase 1, whose amino-acid sequence is MNPIAITVKTEEPVASAERKKKGITYSPSKWYQIDAAGVHYKDLNRKIRAMAEKGARKFEIRNVYGQRYIGTNLWGIERDKIKIRIHGTPGSDLGALLDGPSIDVFGNAQDATGNTMNGGKIIIHGSAGDVLGYSMRGGEIYVRGNVGYRVGIHMKEYEAKVPTVVIGGTVQDFFGEYMAGGRIIVLNKFFEDNPPLRLSYFIGTGMHGGTIYLRGEVEINQVGAEVGITEPADDEWRIIERYVHRYCKAFGFEAKQAKLLKREKFIKLYAKSSRPYGMLYAY
- the amt gene encoding ammonia channel precursor, yielding MKDSGHNLSRIMLFIFTTAFLSLISSPAFAGALDSGDTAWVLTSTALVLFMTIPGLSLFYGGLVRTKNVLSVLMQCFAITCVVTVLWVIGGYSIAFSANGSPILNGWFGGLSKGFLLHVGRDSMIGGIPETVFVMFQLTFAIITPALIIGSFAERMRFSAMLLFSAIWSIVVYAPVAHWVWGGGWLQSMGVMDFAGGIVVHINAGVAGLVTALYLGKRKGYPKIPMPPHSLTLSVVGAGMLWVGWFGFNGGSALAADTTAGMAILVTQISSATAACAWMLVEWIRYGKPSVLGIITGAVAGLATITPASGFVGPGGAIIIGAIAGVACFFTATSIKRAFGYDDSLDAFGVHGVGGYIGSILTGVFGASVLGGSMALNIGRQVGVQILAAVAVTVYCAVLSWIILKVVDSLIHVRVENDDELMGLDLTDHNEKGYDY
- the gdh gene encoding NAD-specific glutamate dehydrogenase, whose amino-acid sequence is MHGKPERRLLTDIRNRIGVFHQHGKENLQWLEEQMHPYFFITMKEEIDALTTLAMQLDTLAANHRLILADREKALILACRNVPGSLYGTLRTLHDREITYTEIIHSLGPIPGLEHSLEIQRYEFDRKDHRTIAGTAGVSVPRGIGVKILDALREHYPAFDFDRFDRYLKIIWLNNRNYVRISPPRRVAQLLWLFYQGNAKGGVFLDVEETKEPDETEGYRVLFAAGNPPQKGFLLQIMEAFNRLGIGIQRTYCLNISNGVHPYFLGTFYARARETRAVTKGTELFERLRNELYNTQILSTNSYTYQHFMARDIMSGEDASLINAFIAFCHTNLAHNRQESYHLDDVKLAFHSNPNISLQLVDLFRTRFSPGISGRKTQYENVLRRTEESVEGHNTGHRYLDEFRRSIFKCCIDFIRHTLKTNFFVLGKQALAFRLDPKYLSSLDPVFTADLPPKTPFRITFFFGRFGIGYHIGFSDIARGGWRTIITGNRDDYDTNADTLFREVFVLAHTQHLKNKDIYEGGSKMVVVLDASGLEEADFVTQRMYKLQYGFINAFLDIFITEDGKVSNPRVVDYYGEDEPIELGPDENMHDSMIETIARLSVRRGYMLGDGIISSKKNGINHKEYGVTSTGVVKFAEITMEDLGIDMGKDAFSVKFTGGPDGDVAGNAIRILFEKCPRVKINLILDGTGALFDPDGGSRSELKRILFKGDIDAFRPSKLHKGGFLIFRSNPRVEGLKTLYRKVSRSQTGELVEQWLSTDDFHREYDNLIFEVHADLFIPAGGRPETVHDGNWQKFFPEGSEPTLRAIVEGANSFITPDARVQLQKRGIVIMRDASANKCGVISSSYEVIANLIMGEKEFLANKERYVSDVIEILEKRAADEAYLILARFRESNGKHLFTEISDAISVEINDHYARLFGYLQDHPQLAATRLFRMALFSHLPRFLRENRKYHARINKLPGKYRSAILASEIASSLTYRSNRDSDFEEMIKGHLKRVFDGRTRP